In the genome of Lynx canadensis isolate LIC74 chromosome F1, mLynCan4.pri.v2, whole genome shotgun sequence, one region contains:
- the LOC115505595 gene encoding uncharacterized protein LOC115505595 isoform X1 yields the protein MQGSSRPQTLVGCCERPARGYGGLCPQRPPLLQGCVGRSPWGCGHVLRGPPNGMQGFQISNLPSRHDPCAALLDTYAGTRSCEPAPFPTRVGWQTGIWARIQAGAELIRDQRLMHTVCCFCSSFQTRWLTWSSHSPVRVGGRIPVGVQAQPQTALLRSGFLYLLNLGHRSPPPPPAPRPSDSRCHFLGFQLCSLAEQGGRAGMGSASWVADLISVGCRFLFYASNGEGSLRPGSPVLGLFQLLLRGVLMKPGLPSLTRKPAIHHVSLVRLPTFGSFWNIRCSRPFRHICRALQACACSPVSAKWLT from the coding sequence ATGCAGGGAAGCTCAAGGCCCCAGACCCTCGTGGGCTGTTGTGAAAGGCCAGCCCGGGGATATGGCGGCCTCTGTCCCCAACGTCCCCCGCTTCTCCAAGGCTGCGTGGGTAGGAGCCCCTGGGGCTGCGGGCACGTGCTGCGCGGGCCGCCGAATGGAATGCAGGGTTTTCAAATTAGCAATTTGCCTTCAAGACACGATCCGTGTGCTGCTTTACTGGACACTTACGCTGGGACTCGTAGCTGTgagcctgcccccttccccaccaggGTGGGGTGGCAAACAGGGATTTGGGCCAGGATTCAGGCAGGAGCCGAACTGATCCGTGACCAACGTCTTATGCACACCGTGTGTTGTTTTTGCAGCTCTTTTCAGACTCGCTGGCTCACTTGGTCCTCACACAGCCCTGTGAGGGTCGGTGGTAGGATCCCCGTGGGTGTTCAAGCTCAGCCTCAGACAGCCCTGCTGAGGTCCGGTTTCTTGTACCTGCTTAATTTGGGTCaccgcagccccccccccccccccgcccccaggccctccGACTCCAGATGTCATTTCCTTGGGTTTCAGTTGTGCTCTTTAGCTGagcaggggggcagggcagggatggggagtGCATCTTGGGTAGCCGACTTGATCTCTGTAGGTTGCAGGTTTCTTTTCTACGCATCGAATGGGGAAGGGAGCCTCCGCCCAGGTTCTCCTGTTCTTGGATTGTTTCAACTTCTCTTACGAGGAGTTCTTATGAAACCTGGCTTGCCCTCCTTGACCAGGAAGCCAGCCATTCACCATGTGTCTCTGGTGAGACTCCCTACGTTTGGAAGCTTCTGGAATATACGGTGCTCTAGACCGTTCCGACACATCTGTCGGGCACTTCAGGCATGTGCATGTAGCCCTGTTTCTGCCAAGTGGCTCACTTAG